The proteins below are encoded in one region of Aeromonas jandaei:
- a CDS encoding amino acid permease, producing MDAHSTTLNGPMMGTLEWKEAVRFDSTDWGWIIMSIGMAIGAGIVFLPVQVGLMGLWVFLLSAVIGYPAMYMFQRLFINTLATSPECKDYPSVITGYLGKNWGVLLGALYFVMLVIWVFVYSTAITNDSASFLQSFGVTDGLLSENPLYGLVLICGLVALASRGENLLFKISTFMVLTKISVVAVLGLMMVDKWDAANITAMPAAGDWMKDAIIMLPFTLTSILFIQSLSPMVISYRSREKSLEVARFKAMRAMNIAFGILFVVVFFYAVSFTLAMGHDQAVKASEENISALAMVAQGMPGQTLKLLSLTLNIFAVMTAYFGVYLGFREACQGLAMNLLRRVLPENRINKGLVGKGIMVFTVMLSWGAIVLNAPVLSFTSICSPIFGMVGCLIPAYLVYQVPALHKYKGTSLYIIIVTGLLLCVSPFLAFN from the coding sequence ATGGACGCGCATAGCACCACACTCAACGGCCCCATGATGGGCACCCTGGAATGGAAAGAGGCGGTTCGCTTCGACAGCACCGACTGGGGCTGGATCATCATGAGCATCGGTATGGCCATCGGTGCGGGGATCGTCTTCCTGCCGGTACAGGTGGGGCTGATGGGCTTGTGGGTCTTTCTGCTCTCGGCAGTAATAGGCTATCCGGCCATGTATATGTTCCAGCGCCTCTTTATCAATACCCTGGCCACCTCGCCCGAATGCAAGGATTACCCCAGCGTCATCACCGGCTACCTTGGCAAGAACTGGGGTGTGCTACTCGGCGCCCTCTACTTCGTGATGCTGGTGATCTGGGTCTTTGTCTACTCCACTGCCATCACCAACGACAGCGCCTCCTTCCTGCAGAGCTTCGGTGTCACCGACGGCCTGCTCTCGGAAAATCCCCTCTACGGTCTGGTGCTTATTTGCGGTCTGGTGGCGCTGGCCTCGCGCGGCGAAAACCTGCTGTTCAAGATCTCCACCTTTATGGTGCTGACCAAGATCAGCGTGGTGGCCGTGCTCGGCCTGATGATGGTGGACAAATGGGATGCGGCCAACATCACCGCCATGCCCGCCGCCGGTGACTGGATGAAGGATGCCATCATCATGCTCCCCTTCACCCTCACCTCCATCCTCTTTATCCAAAGCCTGAGCCCAATGGTGATCTCCTACCGCTCGCGTGAGAAGTCGCTGGAAGTGGCCCGCTTCAAGGCGATGCGCGCCATGAATATCGCCTTCGGCATCCTGTTTGTGGTGGTGTTCTTCTACGCAGTCTCCTTTACCCTCGCCATGGGTCACGATCAGGCGGTCAAAGCCTCCGAGGAGAACATCTCTGCACTGGCGATGGTGGCGCAGGGGATGCCCGGCCAGACCCTCAAGCTGCTCAGCCTGACCCTCAACATCTTTGCGGTAATGACCGCCTACTTCGGCGTGTACCTCGGTTTCCGTGAAGCCTGTCAGGGGCTGGCAATGAACTTGCTGCGCCGGGTGCTGCCGGAAAACCGCATCAACAAGGGATTGGTGGGCAAAGGGATCATGGTGTTCACCGTCATGCTCTCCTGGGGTGCCATCGTGCTCAACGCCCCGGTGCTGAGCTTCACCTCCATCTGCAGCCCCATCTTCGGCATGGTGGGTTGCCTCATCCCGGCCTATCTGGTCTATCAGGTGCCGGCGCTGCACAAGTACAAGGGCACTTCCCTCTACATCATCATCGTCACCGGCCTGCTGCTCTGCGTCTCGCCTTTCCTGGCGTTCAACTGA
- a CDS encoding Rid family detoxifying hydrolase: MKKIITAASAPDAIGPYSHGTVYGDLIFTSGQLPVCKQQGGVVAGGIEAQSRQALENLKAVLEAGGGSLETVLKTTCYLAEISDFAAFNEVYKAYFQKDCPARSCFAVKDLPMGVKVEVEAIAHIAR; encoded by the coding sequence ATGAAAAAAATCATCACTGCGGCCTCGGCTCCCGACGCCATCGGACCTTACAGCCATGGCACTGTCTATGGCGACCTCATCTTTACCTCCGGCCAGCTGCCGGTGTGCAAACAGCAGGGCGGCGTGGTTGCCGGCGGTATTGAGGCACAGAGTCGTCAGGCACTCGAAAACCTGAAAGCGGTGCTGGAGGCGGGCGGCGGCTCGCTGGAGACAGTCCTCAAGACTACCTGCTATCTCGCCGAGATCAGCGATTTTGCCGCGTTTAACGAGGTTTACAAAGCCTATTTCCAGAAAGATTGTCCGGCGCGCAGCTGCTTCGCGGTGAAGGATCTGCCGATGGGCGTCAAGGTTGAAGTGGAAGCGATCGCCCATATCGCTCGGTAA
- a CDS encoding serine dehydratase subunit alpha family protein, which produces MKQAWQQYLQIIQQVVKPALGCTEPIAAAYAAAVAARQLGCAPRRIEVAVSDNLYKNSMGVYVPGTGKIGLAIAAAAGALGGNADGGLEVLAAITADQVARAQALIDAGGVLVSRTAAPEFIFCRVTVYGSDGNGEEHSAEVTLCGGHTRIVEQRRDGEVTFTADQSQSGATGAICDGVDISIAAIYEFATQVEFEQIRFILKASELNGKLSAEGMNNPYGLEIGRTMQQNIDAGLIGEDVMNRIVMMTAAASDARMGGATLPAMSNFGSGNQGIAATIPVMVIAERYGASEEQLARALIMSHLGAIYIKSHYPPLSAFCGNTVTSAAAAMAMVYLAGGSFEQSCFAIQNVLSDSAGMVCDGAKASCAMKVSTSSGAAVRGFLMALNSHSVSGQGIVSDNVDQTIRNVGQMVKDGMSATDSTIIDIMSA; this is translated from the coding sequence ATGAAACAAGCGTGGCAGCAGTATCTGCAGATTATTCAACAGGTTGTCAAACCGGCGCTGGGCTGTACCGAGCCTATCGCCGCTGCCTATGCCGCCGCAGTTGCCGCCCGGCAACTGGGCTGCGCACCGCGTCGTATCGAGGTGGCGGTGTCGGATAATCTCTACAAGAACTCGATGGGTGTCTATGTGCCGGGTACCGGCAAGATTGGTCTGGCGATCGCCGCCGCAGCCGGCGCCCTCGGTGGCAATGCCGATGGCGGACTGGAGGTGCTGGCCGCCATCACCGCAGATCAGGTGGCCCGTGCCCAGGCCCTGATCGATGCAGGTGGCGTGCTGGTCAGCCGCACTGCTGCCCCCGAGTTTATCTTCTGCCGCGTGACTGTTTATGGCTCTGATGGAAACGGTGAAGAGCACAGCGCCGAAGTGACCCTGTGCGGTGGCCATACCCGCATCGTCGAGCAGCGTCGCGATGGCGAGGTGACCTTCACCGCCGATCAGAGTCAGAGCGGTGCCACCGGCGCCATCTGCGATGGCGTGGATATCAGCATCGCCGCCATCTATGAGTTCGCCACCCAGGTGGAGTTCGAGCAGATCAGGTTCATCCTCAAGGCCTCCGAACTGAATGGCAAGCTCTCCGCCGAGGGGATGAACAACCCCTATGGTCTCGAGATCGGTCGTACCATGCAGCAGAACATCGATGCCGGCCTCATCGGCGAGGATGTGATGAACCGCATCGTGATGATGACGGCGGCTGCCTCCGATGCTCGTATGGGGGGCGCCACCTTGCCTGCCATGAGCAACTTTGGCAGCGGTAACCAGGGCATCGCGGCCACCATTCCGGTGATGGTGATTGCCGAGCGCTATGGTGCCAGTGAAGAGCAGCTGGCTCGCGCCCTCATCATGAGCCATCTGGGCGCCATCTATATCAAGTCCCACTATCCGCCGCTGTCGGCCTTCTGCGGCAATACCGTGACCAGCGCGGCAGCCGCCATGGCCATGGTCTATCTCGCTGGCGGCAGCTTCGAGCAATCCTGCTTCGCCATCCAGAACGTGCTGAGCGACAGTGCCGGCATGGTGTGTGACGGAGCCAAAGCCTCCTGCGCCATGAAGGTGAGTACCTCCTCCGGCGCGGCGGTACGTGGCTTCCTGATGGCGCTCAACAGCCACTCGGTGTCGGGGCAGGGGATCGTTTCCGACAACGTGGATCAGACCATTCGCAACGTGGGTCAGATGGTGAAGGACGGCATGTCTGCCACAGACAGCACCATTATTGATATCATGTCCGCCTGA